One part of the Quercus lobata isolate SW786 chromosome 7, ValleyOak3.0 Primary Assembly, whole genome shotgun sequence genome encodes these proteins:
- the LOC115952203 gene encoding 60S ribosomal protein L36-2-like, translating into MAPLPVKSGLSVGQNKGHIVTRRELAPRPSDRKGKTSKRVLFVRNLIREVAGLAPYEKRITELLKVGKDKRALKVAKRKLGTHKRAKRKREEMSNVLRKMRSGGASDKKK; encoded by the exons ATGGCTCCTCTACCAGTCAAAAGTGGTCTCTCTGTTGGACAGAACAAAGGGCACATTGTCACCAGGCGTGAATTGGCTCCTCGCCCATCTGACCGAAAAGGG aaaaCTAGCAAGAGGGTGCTCTTTGTGAGGAATCTTATTAGGGAAGTTGCGGGTTTAGCTCCATATGAGAAGAGGATCACTGAGCTTTTGAAGGTGGGTAAGGATAAGCGTGCTCTGAAAGTGGCTAAGAGAAAGTTGGGTACCCACAAGAGggcaaagaggaagagagaggagaTGTCCAATGTTCTTCGCAAGATGAG GTCTGGTGGAGCTTCCGATAAGAAGAAATGA
- the LOC115953486 gene encoding putative E3 ubiquitin-protein ligase XBAT31: protein MGQELSCGERRRESGLFHAVQDGELELVEAMVEAHPSVLELTIGYGRLSALHVAAANGRIQVLSMLLGRSLNPDILNRHKQTPLMLAAMHGKISCVQKLIEAGANILMFDSAQGRTCLHYAACYGHSDCLQAILSAAHSTPVADSWGFARFVNIRDGKGATPLHLAARQRRPECVHILLDSGALVCASTGGYGYLGSSPLHLAARGGSLECVRELLAWGADRHQIDSSGRIPHTVALKHKHRACAALLNPSSAEPLVWPSPLKFISELNPEAKALLERALKEANMEREKTILKETEYSVPSPLDFDVGADDNMSEASDVELCCICFDQVCTIEVRPCSHQMCAHCTLALCCHKKPNPTTACSTAPVCPFCRSSISQLVVAEIKTSNDSELELSPSKPRKSRKSNFSEGSSSFKSLSAMGSFTKLGGRSPGKIAAGCNEVDKP from the exons ATGGGTCAGGAGCTTAGCTGTGGAGAACGCAGAAGAGAGAGTGGTCTGTTCCATGCGGTTCAGGATGGTGAACTGGAGTTAGTTGAGGCTATGGTAGAGGCACACCCAAGTGTGTTGGAACTCACCATTGGATATGGGAGACTCTCTGCTCTTCACGTGGCCGCTGCTAATGGTCGGATCCAG GTTCTTTCTATGCTGTTGGGTCGGTCTCTTAATCCGGATATCTTGAATCGACATAAACAG ACCCCGTTGATGTTGGCGGCAATGCATGGGAAGATTTCTTGCGTGCAAAAGCTTATTGAAGCAGGAGCAAAT ATATTGATGTTTGATTCTGCACAAGGAAGAACCTGCTTGCATTATGCTGCTTGCTATGGCCATTCAGATTGCCTGCAAGCTATTCTTTCTGCTGCACATTCCACCCCTGTTGCTGATTCCTg GGGATTTGCAAGATTTGTGAACATAAGAGATGGAAAGGGTGCAACCCCACTACATTTAGCTGCTCGTCAAAGACGGCCAGAGTGCGTTCATATCCTTTTAGACAGTGGGGCTCTTGTTTGTGCTTCAACTGGTGGATATgg CTACCTAGGGAGTTCACCCCTTCATTTAGCTGCTCGTGGCGGTTCGTTGGAATGTGTCCGTGAATTGCTTGCCTGGGGAGCGGATAGGCATCAAATAGATTCATCTGG GAGAATACCACACACAGTTGCTCTGAAGCACAAGCATCGAGCATGTGCAGCCTTGCTGAACCCTTCATCAGCAGAGCCTCTTGTCTGGCCATCACCTTTGAAGTTCATCAGTGAGCTTAATCCAGAAGCAAAAGCACTGTTAGAGAGGGCCTTGAAAGAAGCAAACATGGAGAGGGAGAAGACCATATTGAAGGAGACTGAATACTCTGTTCCATCTCCTTTGGATTTTGATGTTGGGGCTGACGACAATATGTCTGAG GCTAGCGATGTGGAGCTATGCTGCATATGCTTTGACCAGGTATGCACAATTGAGGTCAGACCATGCAGTCATCAAATGTGTGCTCATTGCACTCTAGCCCTATGCTGCCACAAGAAGCCCAATCCTACAACTGCTTGTTCTACTGCCCCTGTTTGTCCATTTTGCCGAAGCAGTATTTCCCAACTAGTAGTTGCTGAGATCAAGACTAGCAATGATTCAGAACTTGAACTTAGTCCTTCCAAGCCTAGGAAATCAAGAAAGTCAAATTTCAGCGAAGGCAGCAGCAGTTTCAAGAGTTTATCTGCCATGGGCTCGTTCACCAAATTGGGTGGTCGCAGTCCAGGAAAGATTGCTGCTGGATGCAATGAGGTTGATAAGCCTTGA
- the LOC115953302 gene encoding uncharacterized protein LOC115953302: protein MGMHTITMGTVTDSHYHTHKVFLFCNYILLGAASSCIFLTLSLRLFPSISGFFLILLHIFTIAGAVFGCAAAGSSGPSRWYAAHMVATVLTAIFQGSVSVLIFTRTGDFLGQLKSYVREDDGAVILKLAGGLCVLIFCLEWVVLTLAFFLKYYAYVESDNVGANSHAMRKSSKVGVVGQEEDLKNWPWPFQV from the coding sequence ATGGGTATGCACACCATCACTATGGGCACAGTGACTGATTCCCACTACCACACCCACAAGGTCTTCCTCTTCTGCAATTACATTCTCCTTGGTGCAGCCTCCAGTTGCATCTTCCTCACTCTTTCTCTCCGGCTCTTCCCGTCTATATCCGGCTTCTTCCTAATCCTCCTCCACATTTTCACCATAGCCGGAGCGGTCTTCGGCTGTGCAGCAGCCGGCTCATCGGGGCCTAGCCGGTGGTATGCAGCTCACATGGTGGCAACAGTGCTCACTGCGATATTCCAAGGCTCGGTTTCTGTGCTGATCTTCACGAGAACCGGGGATTTCCTTGGCCAATTGAAGTCCTATGTGAGGGAAGATGATGGTGCTGTGATACTGAAGTTGGCTGGTGGGTTGTGTGTGTTGATCTTTTGCTTGGAGTGGGTTGTCTTGACACTTGcatttttcttgaagtattatGCTTATGTTGAAAGTGATAATGTTGGGGCTAATAGCCATGCAATGAGGAAGAGTTCCAAGGTGGGAGTCGTGGGACAAGAGGAGGACTTGAAAAATTGGCCATGGCCATTCCAAGTCTAA
- the LOC115954331 gene encoding uncharacterized protein At3g17950 isoform X3, translating to MAQQEEGWPLGLRPLNARVGLVRNRDLSGSVSFSTLLTGSPTSSIVSSSDLDTESTGSFFHDKSITLGSLIGVSSILELSRRTTRGRTAETLREGKNHKPKSWLFSLCSKLSTDAVNESNTPSLGHFLEEERRTASVYRRNQSPDIYGPSDFSPIPPVLDTNSLFVGGQVAPQSSVPRKSDNELLDSNGYRIPLLFSCLRGHLIK from the exons ATGGCTCAGCAG GAAGAAGGGTGGCCTTTGGGGTTGAGACCACTGAATGCAAGAGTTGGGTTGGTGAGAAATCGTGATTTGTCTGGATCAGTCTCCTTCAGCACTTTGCTCACTGGCTCTCCCACCTCCTCCATTGTTTCTTCTTCAGATCTTGATACTGAG TCCACTGGGTCGTTCTTCCACGACAAAAGCATCACACTTGGCAGCCTAATTGGAGTTTCAAGCATTTTAGAGCTTTCACGAAGAACAACAAGGGGGAGAACAGCAGAAACCTTAAGAGAAGGAAAGAACCACAAGCCCAAATCTTGGCTATTCTCACTATGCTCAAAACTAAGCACTGATGCTGTGAACGAGAGCAATACCCCATCTCTTGGTCACTTTCTTGAGGAAGAGAGGAGAACTGCAAGTGTATACAGAAGGAATCAGAGCCCAGATATTTATGGACCTAGTGATTTCTCACCCATCCCGCCCGTTTTGGACACAAACTCGCTGTTTGTCGGTGGCCAAGTTGCTCCCCAATCAAGTGTTCCAAGAAAGTCGGACAATGAATTATTAGATAGCAATGGATATAGGATTCCATTACTATTCTCATGCTTGCGTGGCCATCTCATCAAATGA